In one Acipenser ruthenus chromosome 10, fAciRut3.2 maternal haplotype, whole genome shotgun sequence genomic region, the following are encoded:
- the LOC117407978 gene encoding 5'-AMP-activated protein kinase subunit beta-2-like, with protein sequence MGNTSSDRVSGDRHAAKSHRSDGVSSSQAVKEQETSKIMVDSADDPNIFNTHILESKPSAEKEFLHFIPDSDEVVKPPQQGRPTVIRWAGGGKEVYIAGSFNSWATKIPLNKSHNDFVAILDLPEGEHQYKFFVDGQWVHDTSEPVVTSQMGTINNLIQVKKSDFEVFDALNVDSLECSDSSDLSSSPPGPYGQEVYTFQPEERFKSPPILPPHLLQVILNKDTNISCDPALLPEPNHVMLNHLYALSIKDGVMVLSATHRYKKKYVTSLLYKPI encoded by the exons ATGGGGAATACATCCAGTGACAGGGTCTCGGGTGATCGTCATGCGGCGAAATCCCACCGCAGTGATGGGGTCTCAAGCAGCCAGGCAGTTAAAGAACAAGAAACGAGCAAAATCATGGTGGACAGCGCTGACGATCCCAACATCTTCAACACACACATCCTGGAGTCAAAG CCTTCAGCGGAGAAGGAGTTTTTGCATTTCATACCTGATTCTGATGAAGTAGTAAAGCCACCACAGCAGGGAAGACCCACTGTGATTCGCTGGGCAGGAGGTGGGAAGGAGGTGTATATTGCAGGGTCATTCAACAGTTGGGCCACTAAGATCCCACTCAACAAAAG CCACAATGACTTTGTTGCAATCCTTGACCTGCCAGAGGGCGAGCACCAGTACAAGTTCTTTGTGGATGGGCAGTGGGTGCACGACACCTCAGAG CCGGTGGTTACCAGCCAGATGGGAACTATTAACAACCTGATCCAGGTGAAGAAGTCTGATTTTGAAGTGTTTGACGCCCTGAATGTAGATTCCCTTGAGTGCTCCGATTCGTCAG ACCTGTCCAGCTCTCCCCCAGGCCCCTATGGCCAGGAGGTCTACACATTTCAGCCTGAAGAGCGCTTTAAGTCTCCACCCATTTTACCTCCTCACCTGCTGCAGGTTATCCTGAATAAGGACACCAATATTTCA TGTGACCCTGCCTTGTTGCCTGAGCCAAACCACGTGATGCTAAATCATCTCTATGCACTGTCTATTAAA GACGGGGTTATGGTGCTGAGTGCGACCCACCGGTACAAAAAGAAATACGTCACTTCTTTGCTCTACAAGCCTATCTGA
- the LOC117406024 gene encoding heme-binding protein 2-like gives MSKSVKEVFLSRGLDFPKFDTVDSESADYEERHYEAAKWVSTVVTANEENEAAKKGFWKLFNYIQGKNEKGTKIEMTIPVLKLVTHGSTSYTVSFFVPFLHQSSPLAPSEEEVIIEEKGEMTVFVRCFGGFVRGDKNSGEARLLAESLKRDGKSFQEDFYYTAGYDSPFKLLNRHNEVWYLKKN, from the exons ATGAGTAAATCAGTTAAAGAAGTGTTCTTGTCAAGGGGACTGGATTTTCCCAAATTCGACACTGTTGATTCAGAG tctGCTGACTATGAAGAGCGCCACTATGAGGCAGCAAAGTGGGTGAGCACTGTTGTCACAGCAAATGAAGAGAATGAAGCAGCCAAGAAAGGCTTCTGGAAACTATTTAACTATATACAAGGGAAGAATGAAAAAG GGACTAAAATCGAGATGACCATTCCTGTTCTAAAACTGGTAACACATGGAAGCACCAGCTACACGGTTTCTTTTTTTGTCCCATTTCTGCACCAGAGCAGCCCCCTCGCCCCCTCTGAAGAGGAAGTCATCATTGAGGAGAAGGGGGAGATGACGGTGTTTGTCAG GTGTTTTGGGGGCTTTGTCAGAGGGGATAAGAACTCAGGGGAGGCCAGACTACTGGCAGAGAGCCTGAAACGAGACGGGAAGTCATTCCAAGAAGACTTCTATTACACCGCTGGTTACGACAGCCCCTTCAAACTGCTCAACAGGCACAATGAAGTGTGGTACCTGAAGAAAAACTGA
- the LOC131738093 gene encoding uncharacterized protein LOC131738093: MTCDDSEDECSSSINHTVIKITEAAIENRSPLPEVLPEDVPFKDSSNTEGNVEEGKVFSNPSTVEVNERACNFINGTHEESDLFHGLELQEKKILNINTNTTMTEESSVKLLSKSEGLKREQANFSEQQKEVKEKGIEADLSPLDGDIEECGSWAMDLTELFKGSSNEECNKQEALQKNSVKTCQKSNTVEEKLLFETVDKTSDSYIVHQKKDLEEKVTHRLPLLPKCPDFETYSRPITPSDAVPTEKSTRKMERDEMESEEPSCFCIFGMFLPKPNKGSKEVKLSQESCMKKKNNFFKRISVLMRRNRVV; this comes from the exons ATGACTTGTGATGATTCAGAAGACGAATGTTCATCAAGCATTAATCATACTGTCATAAAAATCACAGAAGCTGCTATTGAAAACAGGTCTCCATTACCTGAAGTTCTACCAGAGGATGTCCCATTCAAAGACTCTTCTAATACAGAAGGAAATGTAGAAGAGGGTAAAGTTTTTAGTAACCCATCCACAGTAGAGGTTAATGAAAGAGCATGCAACTTTATTAACGGTACGCATGAAGAAAGTGACCTTTTCCATGGACTGGAGCTGCAGGAAAAGAAGATACTGAATATTAACACTAATACAACAATGACAGAGGAGAGCAGTGTTAAACTCCTAAGCAAGTCAGAAGGGTTGAAGAGAGAGCAAGCTAACTTTTCTGAGCAACAGAAAGAAGTGAAGGAAAAGGGAATTGAAGCAGATCTGAGCCCCCTAGATGGAGATATTGAAGAATGTGGATCCTGGGCAATGGATTTGACAGAATTGTTCAAGGGTAGCAGTAACGAGGAATGTAACAAACAGGAAGCACTCCAGAAAAACTCTGTGAAAACATGCCAGAAGAGCAATACAGTTGAGGAAAAACTGCTGTTTGAAACTGTGGACAAGACAAGTGATTCCTACATTGTGCACCAAAAGAAAGATTTG GAGGAAAAGGTCACTCATCGTTTACCATTGTTGCCAAAATGCCCTGACTTTGAGACATACAGCAGACCTATCACTCCAAGTGATGCTGTACCCACTGAAAAATCTACTAGGAAGATGGAAAGAGACGAGATGGAAAGTGAAGAGCCTTCTTGCTTCTGCATCTTTGGAATGTTTCTGCCAAAACCAAATAAGGGCAGTAAAGAAGTTAAACTATCCCAGGAATCTTGTATGAAGAAGAAAAATAACTTCTTTAAAAGAATATCTGTCTTGATGAGGAGAAACCGTGTTGTTTGA